The following nucleotide sequence is from Zea mays cultivar B73 chromosome 1, Zm-B73-REFERENCE-NAM-5.0, whole genome shotgun sequence.
acattagtgtatatctaggatcaccatgtattaattgaacttgcgtagggttaagaaagacgagtgatctaagaataaccttgaccatttcatggtcatccaattttttactcccgaggttgagcacttggttcaccaaggtcttgagccggttgtacatatcttgtggctcctccccttagcgaagccggaagcgaccgagctccccttcgatcgtctcccgcttggtgatcttggtcacctcgtctccttcgtgcgcggttgttagcacgtcccaaatctccttggcgctcttcaatccttgcaccttgttatactcctctcgacttagagaggtgaggagtatagtggtggcttgggagttgaagtgcacgatttgggccacctcgtcctcatcataatcttcatcccctacggatggtacctgtacaccaaactcaacaacatcccatatacttttgtggagtgaggttaggtgatatctcatcatatcactccacctagaataatcctcACCGTCAAacatcggtggtttgcctaatgggacagaaagtaatggagtatgcttattaatgcaaggatagcgtagggggatcttactatacttcttgcgctcttggcgcttagaagtgacggacgcggcgtcggatccggatgtagagggcgaggaagaatcgatctcgtagtagaccactttcttcattttcttcttcttctcgccactcttgtgcgatcgaatgcgtgaaggggatccatccttgttgttgttggtggactccctcgatggagccttcccgtggcttgtagcggacttctccccgccgatcaccatcttcttggcgtgatctcccggcatcactttgagcggttaagctctaatgaagcaccgggctccgataccaattgaaagtgaaagggaattaggcttacacctagtccctaattaattttggtggttgaattgcccaacacaaataattggactaactagtttgcccaagtgtatagattatacaggtgtaaaaggttcacactcagccaataaaaagatcaagtgttggattcaacaaaagagcaaagggccaaccgaaggcacctctggtcgggcacaccggactgtccggtgtgccaccggacagtgtccggtgcaccaccggacagtgtccggtgcaccagatgactccaactcaaacttgccaccttcgggaattttcagaggccactccgctataattcaccggactgtccggtgtacaccggacatgtccggtgcttcaAGAAAGGGCagcctctggaactcgccagcctcgggaattaacTTCGGCTgcttcgctaaaattcaccggactgtccggtgtgcaccggactgtccggtgcaaccacggagcaacggctatttcggcgccaacggctctctgcggcgcatttaatgcgcgctctgcgcgcgcagatgtcaggcgcacccatactggcgcaccggacaaagaacagtagatgtccggtgtgcaccggacatccaggcgggcccacaagtcagaagctccaacggtcagaatccaacggcagtgatgacgtggcgggggcaccggactgtccggtgtgcaccggactgtccggtgcgacatcgagcagacagcctcccaacggccacatttggtggttggggctataaataccccaaccaccccaccattcattgcatccaagttttccagcttccaaccactatacaagagctagcattcattgcaaagcacaccaaaagagatcaaatcctctcccaactccacacaaagcattagtgattagagagagtgatttttagtgttcatttgagctcttgcgcttggatcgcttcttttctttcgcattctttcttgtgatcaaacactcacttgtaattgaggcaagaggcaccaatcgtgtggtggcccttgcgggaagtttgattcccaagtgatttgagaagagaagctcactcggtccaagggaccgtttgagagagggaagggttgaaagagacccggcctttgtggcctcctcaacggggagtaggtttgagagaaccgaacctcggtaaaacaaatccgcgtgtctcacttcattattcgcttgcgatttgttttgcgccctctttcgcggactcgattatatttctaacgctaacccggcttgtagttgtgattatttttgagaatttcagtttcgccctattcaccccccctctaggcgactatcagaaagtcgcctagaggggaggggtgaatagggcgaatctgaaattcataaacttaagcacaactacaagccgggttagcgttagaaatataaacgagtccgagagagggggcgaaaaacaaattgcaagcaaataaggagtgagacacaaggatttgttttaccgaggttcggttcttgcaaacctactccccgtttaggtggtcacaaagaccgggtctctttcaaccctttccctctctcaaatggtcacttagaccgagtgagcttctcttctcaatcaaacgggacacaaagtcctcgcaaggaccaccacacacttggtgtctcttgcctcagttacaattgagttgatcacaagaaagaatgagaaaaagaagcaatccaagtgcaagagctcaaattgacacaagtcactctctctctagtcactatttgatttggaatgaactaaggacttgggagaggattcgatctctttggtgtgtcttgtattgaatgctatagctcttgtaaggtgtaggaagttggaaaacttggatgccatgaatggtggggtggttggggtatttatagccccaaccaccaaaagtggccgttgggaggctgtctgtcgcatggcgcaccggacagtccggtgcgccaccggacactgtccggtgcgccagccacgtcagcaggccgttgggttctgaccgttggagctctgactggtggggcctctgagctgtccggtggtgcaccggacaggtcttgtagactgtccggtgcgccttctgcgcgtgctctgtcctctgcgcgcgcaagcgcgcattaaatgcgttgcagtcgaccgttgcgtgcgaagtagtcgttgctccgctggcacaccggacagtccggtgtgtcaccggacactgtctggtgcctcaccggacagtccggtgaattatagcggagcggcctcccatttttccgaaggtgaggagtttagcgtcgagttccctggtgcaccggacactgtccggtggcacaccggacagtccggtgcgccagaccagggtgcctttcggttgtcttttgctctctttgtttgaaccctttcttggtctttttattagcttattgtgaacctttggcacctgtaaaacttatagactagagcaaactagttagtccaattatttgtgttgggcaactcaaccaccaaaatcaattaggaaaaaggtgtaagcctaattccctttcacctctgAAGTGGTGTTTTGTATCCTCTATGAGTAACCAGTATGGATAGCCATCAGACCGGTCCGGCGTGCCAGCCGAGAAAAACCAAGCTCAGCCTCTATGCACAGACGGTCTAGCGCACCATCGGACCGGCCCGGTGCGATAGACATCAGTCCATTTCTTGCAAACTTGATCAAATATTGTTCAAATGATTTTGACTGGTCTTGAGGATGtttctatgacttagacaaatgtATCTAGTGCCAATCCAACTGGTCTAATTCACAGAATCCAGACATCACATATTCTCTAACTCATGTTGCTTGTTTTAACTCAAACTAGCTTCAAAGAGTTATTTCGATGAATTTGAGCTATCCAAGCTTCTAGATAGGTCACTTTTGTTCCTAGGCGTATTTATAACTTATCCAAAGTATATAACTAGACATAGTCCTTCTATTccaagttttaccccttattggtTGGTTTTGAGCTGATTTTGACTTAGAAACTGAACTGTTGAACTTATGAACCTATGAATCAAAGGTTTAGGCAAAGTATTTAGTCTGAATGGTTGTGATGATCATAAAGCACCAAAATCAAATTAAGAAATGGTTTAAGACCATTTTCCTTTCATAATGTCTACGTTGCAAGTACTATCAAATTGTCGTCCACTCAGTTTCTTACTATTGTTTCAGGGTTTCAAGAATTTCTCAAAGACTGTAAGGGAGCTTGTCCAACATATGCAGATAGTAGATACTTGTGCTATTGTGAATGTGAATGAATGTGATGTGCCAGGTTAGTTTGCTTGAGAAACCTTTCTAACTGAAGATGAATTTGCAGACACTATATCAGATGTATGTTGTGAATGCAGGCAGTGTGTTTAAGTTGATATGGAACAGTGTTAAAGGATTCCTAGACCCAAAAACTTCTTTCAAGATCCATTTAAGCTCGATGACTAATATTCTAACATGACACATGTTCCATAAACATTAGTTCTGCGGAATAAGAACTCATATAATTTTCTTCATTAGTTCTTGGTTCCAACTACCAGAGAAGACTTATCAAAGTTATTGACTGAAGGTTAGTGCCAACTTATTGTAACATCGGAATCATTAAAAATCATATAATTGGCTTACCATCTTATGAAAATACGTTTTTGTGTGTGTTTTTGTAGTGAATTGCCTTGGCGGATCATGCACATGCAGCAAGAAGGGTGGTTGCCTCAGTCTAACAGGGGTCCATGGAATGACCCTATCATTATGAAGGTACCCTAATAAATTCTACAATTCTGTAACCATGACTTATATAGGCTTGACTCCAGAAGGAGAGCTTCAACAAGTGCATCGATAAGTAAAGTGCATTATATGTAAATAATTTGTATGATGTCGTAACACACGGGTGTTGTACTAGTAATGAATGATGTAGGACATTTCCAAACCTTGGCAAAAATGCCCACGCTTGAATAAATGATGTGTAGTAATAGACTAGTTAGTTGTTGTACATTGCTATGATTTCTATATATTATATAAGTAGATCTTACTTTAATGAGACATTTATTCAAACAaggttatatttttttattttcaagTTATTAGTATATGTATATAATATATTTATAATATGCCTCCTTCATATAACATAAATGGATAGAGTTGCAGTGGTAGAAGTTGAGCGCTTTATATAGAGGGAGCAGGGTTTGAATCCCCTATAGCACATTTTTTTGATATGGTTCGAATCCCACAACACATTTTTTGGATATTCATACGACATACAAAGAAACTCCCGCTTAAATATAGTAAGAGATAAGAGATTTTGAAGCTTTCACAACTTATCCTTTAACGATTAGATACGAGTCCTACAATAGAGTTTCCAAATTAATTTTCTCAATTTATCATTTGTTGATCTGTATTTTTATTTATTGTTTTAAAAGTAAAATTACGATTTCGAGTAATATTAGTTCATATTTATTTACTACAAGTTAAACTTGTTTAGTTTTTACTGTTAAAACTATAAAAGTATTTCTCTTTCATAAAATTATGTTGTCTTAAACATAAATAGTGGCTTCCATAATAAATCTAGCCCTGCCAATCTTTTATTATTAATTTACGTAGCATCTTGGATATTACTCCATACAATAATGGGGTTAAATGAGTTTAATATGTGAACAAGAATTTTTCGATTGAAGCAGGACATTGTCAGCGGTCATGATCTAGATGTCAGTAGCCGTTATCGCTACCCTAGAGTTTTGTGAACCGTGAAGGCAGATGGCACATGTCGTTTGCTCATAACTAGACCGGCTATATAAATATGTAAGATACCACAGACTATATTATTCATATAATTGAGTTTTAAATAAAAATAGAGATAGAAAAGCTAATGATGTTAACCTCACTAAATTTTCTATACCTGTCTGGTTGATGTCACACATCAACTTTTAGCACTAGTTTAGAAATTTAATCCCTTCTGGAATTCTTAAAGATTGCGGAAAAATTAGCTAATTTTTCTTCTCAATTCCCACTAGAAATCTCTACCACAAATCTGGGAAGAGATTTAAGTTTTCAAATTAGCTCTTATTTTTAAAGTTTTTAaattttgctctagaatacagatAAAGACGGCACCCAGAGGCCAGAAACGTGGAAAGGAATGGGCATGGCGGTTTCCTAAGCACGGGGAGCCGCTGACGCTTTGGCTTTACTCAAATCACTTGTTTGCACCATTTTATATGTTGTTAATCACCTCGTTGTTCTCACACGAAGGAGCTAATCACACTACAGACACATGGCCACTTTGTTTGGTTAACCACAGGATCGATTATGGTTTCTTAATCCGCGCACATGGCTTGCCTAGTTGCCTATATAAAACGAGGGTGGGTTATGTGCACCAACATATCTGATATACATGGAGATTTAGTATATATGACACTTTGGTGCATATGATGTATATATTAAAATATGATTGTATATCTTGAATCTGATGTTTCTTACCGTCTTGTCTATCTTAGAAAGACCACTCTCCGACTAAGACGAAAATGGTGAAGGATAGTGGCAGAGAGTGTTCTTTGCAAAATTTGCAAATATGTGGAACACCAAATGATGATAAACTTGAGATAGATGGTCATGATTTAATATAATGGATATTGTGCTTCTTTTGTCTTTGAATAAAAGTGCAATTATGATTtatgcccccccccccctccgacCTTTATGATTTTGGGTCTTCTTTTTGAAAACGAAAAACAAGTTTAGCCTTTTTTTGTTAGAGTTGTTTGATGGTGAGAAGAATAGTGGTATGTGATGTTTATTGCAAAATATATGGAGCACCAAAAGATGTTAAATTGAAATAGATGCTCGTCATTTAATATACGTACCATGTGCATAGCTTGTTTGGTTCGATTAGTTTGTCTAACTTTTTTTTTCTAATGATAACTTTTTTTAATTGGATCGAAATCTTATACAAGCTGTGGGTTAACCAAGAATCAAACAAACCCTAaggtcttgttcgtttgtgtcggattggtgggtcggaacgattcctaactaaattgcttctctaatttatataaattttgattagctggaacgattccggttGCAATCCGACGCAAACGAACAAGGACTAAATATATTTTATTTCCGGGAGGCCATGACAGAACAGACACACATAGTGAAGATGCAGGGCCACAGAATGTGCCTATGGTCAAGGTTCAACCCTGGAGCTGGAGGAGTGACTGAGTGAGGTGCGAGATAATTTGGCTCTCACACACAAACTACTAACCAACCTCTGGCTCTGGCTCTCTTCCTTCTGCCTCTCCTCCACAGAAGAGTCAGTCATCACAACTCACACGAGCCACTTGACCAGCGAGTCACAGTCAGCGCAGGCCGCTCCCCTTCGGCTTATCATATATTCCACAGACGCGCGAGCTATGTCACTCACCGGGCCAGGGCCAGAGAAGCGGCAAAGCAGAGAGTCGGCGAGGACGAGACTACGAGAGGAGGAGGAGCGCGTGTCCTTTGGTTTGGAGCGAGCGATGGTGTTCGCGTCCgggtccgccgccggcgggccgcAGGTGCTGACGGCGCGGTTCGTGCGGCAGGTGGTGCAGGGCCGGTGGTTCATGGTGTTCGCGTGCCTGCTCATCTTGTCGGCGTCGGGCGCCACCTACATCTTCAGCATCTACTCCAAGGTGCTCAAGTCGACGCTGGGGTACGACCAGCGCACGCTCAACACGCTCTCCTTCTTCAAGGACCTGGGCGCCAACGTGGGCGTCATTTCGGGCCTCATCAACGAGGTCACGCCGCCGTGGGTGGTGCTCGCCATGGGCGCCGCCATGAACCTGGCGGGCTACCTCATGATCTACCTCGCCATCGACGGGCGCACCGCCAGGCCCCCCGTCTGGCTCATGTGCATCTACATCTGCGTGGGCGCCAACTCCCAGTCCTTCGCCAACACCGGCGCGCTCGTCACCTGCGTCAAGAACTTCCCGGAGAGCCGCGGCGTCGTGCTCGGCCTCCTCAAGGGCTTCGTCGGCCTCAGCGGCGCCATCTTCACGCAGCTCTACCTCGCCATCTACGGCGACGACGCCAAGTCGCTCGTGCTGCTCATCGCCTGGCTCCCCGCCGCCGTCACCATCCTCTTCGTCCACACCGTCCGCATCATGCCGTACCCGCGCGCCAGCCGACGCCGGGGCCCGTCAGCGGCAGCCACCAGCAACGACGCCTTCTTCTGCTTCCTCTACATCTCCATCGCGCTCGCGACCTACCTCCTCGTCATGATCGTGGTGCAGAAGCAGGTCAACTTCTCGCACGCCGCCTTCGCGGTCTCGGCCGCGgcgctgctcctcatcctcttcCTGCCGCTCGCCGTCGTCGTCAAGCAGGAGTACAAGATCCAGAAGGAGCTGGAGGAGTCCCTCCGCGAGGACCCCACGGTGACCGTGGAGAAACCGGCCACCGCAGCTTCGCTGCAGCtggtggcagcagcagcagcagcacctgaACCAGCGGTGGCTCAGAGCATGACTACGGGAACAGAGGCCAAGCGGTCCAGCTGCCTGGGGTCTTGCCTTCGGCACATGTTCAGCCCGCCGGCGCAGGGGGAGGACTACACCATCCTGCAGGCGCTGGTGAGCGTGGACATGCTGGTGCTGTTCCTGGCCACCATCTGCGGCGTGGGCGGCACGCTGACGGCGATCGACAACATGGGGCAGATCGGGCAGTCCCTGGGATACCCGGCCAAGAGCATCAACACGTTCGTCTCCCTCATCAGCATCTGGAACTACGCCGGGCGCGTCACCGCCGGGTTCGCGTCGGAGGTGTTCCTGGCGCGGTACAAGTTCCCGCGGCCGCTCATGCTCACGCTGGTGCTCCTGCTCTCGTGCGTCGGCCACCTCCTCATCGCCTTCGGCGTGCCGCAGTCGCTGTACGTGGCCTCCGTGGTGATCGGCTTCTGCTTCGGCGCGCAGTGGCCACTGCTGTTCGCCATCATCTCCGAGGTGTTTGGGCTCAAGTACTACTCCACGCTCTACAACTTCGGGTCCGTGGCCAGCCCCATCGGCGCCTACGTGCTCAACGTCCGCGTCGCGGGGGCGCTCTACGACGTGGAGGCCGCCAAGCAGCACGGCGGCTCCCTGGCGGGCGGCGCAGACAAGACCTGCATCGGCGTGCAGTGCTTCCGCAAGGCGTTCCTCATTATCACGGCCGCCACGGTCGCCGGCGCGCTCGTGTCGCTGGTGCTGGTGTGGCGGACCAGGAACTTCTACAGGGGCGACATCTACGCCAAGTTCAGGGACAGCGCCGACGCGGACGCCGCCGAGGAAAGGGCGGAGGCGGAGATCGGGTCAACGGAGGTTAACGGGAGGAAGCAGTAGGGTAGTATAGTACAGATATAGAGCACGGCTCGCACTAATGTCCATGGCGGCCGCCGGCCGGGGCCCGGCGGTTGCGTTGACTCGGTCTAGGTCGAAGCAGCCACACACCCACACCGTCAGTCCGTCACACAGTGCTAGCTAACGCTTCTTCTGACTTTGGCATACGTGTCATCATCTGTCATCTCCCAATCCTAGCTGTTCTTGTTCTGGAGCCCAAATTGGATGGCAACTGGCTGTGGAAGGCCTCAGCAGGAGCAGTCTAATGGGTCTCTGAAAGTAGCTGTCACTGCTAACTGAAGGCGATTAGGTGCACGTTTACTGTGTAATCCTTTATCATAAAAAAACTGTTTTTTACTTCTGCTTGTACCTTTtgtgttttatactctatattTAAATATAAATGAAAATCATTACAATGTACAGGTACTTTGTTAATAATATTCAACTAAGGTGATGAGAAAAGTTTCATAGTTATGACACTCTCCGGCGCTTCACTCTCACCCTTCCTCTAGCCGCCTTCTCCAGTCTCCACGTCCCTCCACTCGTCCAACGGTGCCCCCTCACGAGTTCAAGACCGAGCTCGCCTACGCACCCTTCGGACAGAGGAGTTTCAATCTCCTCCTTCCGTGAATTAGTAGTTTTAACTACAAAACCAATCTTTTTAAAGTTTTAATATCTGATAAAAATGTATAGTATGTTACTATAAATATTGCATAATTTTTTAAAACTTCAAAAACTAATGTATAAAAGTCACTAGTGACGTGTTCGTACATCTCTATGGTTTTTATTTATGCTTGGATATAGAGTATAACATACTCTATCTGTTTTCTATCTTAAGATCACGAAGGTATGTCTTAAATCAAATATTTTCAACTTTGACCGATAATAACAAAATATGTATAAATATTGACTAAATAAAAATGAAACTATTAGATTTATTATTAAAATACCACAATATATAATTTCTGTAATTgaaaattatttatttttatagaTATTGTTGTCAATATTTTAAAACATTAACTTAGGACATACTTTGTGATCTTAAGATAGGGAACGAAGGGAGTATGTGTGTTCTACCGACTACATGGGTTCGGTGTGAATATGAGTTTTGAACCAATCCCACTTTTGCATAATTTTAGATTTTTTACCATTTAAATGTTAAGGAGCGAAAGGGGAAGTGACGCACGATGATGGAACCGTGGAAACTATATAGTAAGACAAATAACATTAAAGTAAGTAGTGTAATATCATTAAAGTATACACTAGTCACTCGTGTGTGCCAGCGCACACATGTAAGCAGTGTAATATGTATAGAAATAGTATTATAGAAATGATATTTTTAGAGGAAAATAGTTGAATTAAAATAGATGATAAGCATGCAAATTTGCTCCAATAATTACCTGGCATATGTTGTTGATCGGTTGGAGCAAAATTCTATTTGATGTAAGGTTTAACAGTTAAGGACTGATAATAGATAATATGCCAACAATTGAGAAATATACATAGATGCATAAGTAGAAAAGATTGTTAGATGTAGTCAGGAATAAAAGGAACACATAAGTCTTGTATAATATTTATGGGACAAACATTGTGTTATCACATGTTTATATCTAAGCAGATTGCTTACCAGTGCATAGTAGCAAAAGATGGTTGCCACATATTTACATATAAGTAGGTCGTTCATGACTACATAGTATCATAAGATGTATCTAAGAAGATTGTTTATCAGTGCATAGTAGCAAAAGGTGGTTGCCAGATATTTGCATCTAAGTAGGTTGTTAATGACTACATAGTAGCATAAGATGTTGCTGCGATGAATATGGGAACTGTGCGtatgcatatccggacggtccagcgtaagaggccgaatggtccgcgacctggccaaatggtccgaaggtatatccggattgtccagccgtatatggtgctacgtgggtagtctcgtacccagaccgtctgtcgtaaagaactggacggtccgcgatcgggccgaatggtccagggctgtaccCGGACGGATCGGCCATATATGGCGCGATTTGGGTAGTCTGCGcatggactcgtgtagagtcggatggtccagcgtaatacgtcggccggttcatgccatatccggacggtccggtgtaagATGGTggacggtccgcaacatatccggacggtccggcgtgatgcaccggacggtccgtgatgggaCCGAAGTGTTTAGGGTTGTaccctgatggtccggccatgtacggtgcgacctgagtgttttgtgtgTGGGCCTGCttctggtcggacggtccggcgaaatacgccggacggtccgtggtATAATCGGATtgtctgagatgatgctcggacggtccggtcgcgtccagtacctgccgcgtgcctagtggttgcggctgtgatggtgacacgaaagcgtgcatcggcataccatatgatggctgggtcaagggtgacccgtttatagccgatgtgtttgacgtgGGTGGCACTGTATTAGACTCTTGCGATGGAAAGTTAGGAGCAActgatttctcgtatgcacgtaaatgcattttaatagattcatctacatattgctttaactgatctcctcgttgatccatgaaagtcgtaagagataggtctggagtacttacagcgggaccctgaagtggaggtaggagagattccatatcgatctccccttgacggacgatcttctggtggcgatctaccgtgaagtgtgacaagtacttgtccgccgcctccttgcgccattcggagagtttatgcagcagttccgcctcttccttgtcgcgttgttcgttccattgccgcatcacctccttctcatcgcgcattacgaggtcttcaaagggcctttggtcatcagccgggagcgcctccatggccgacttgatgatgttggtagtggagatcttggtgtgatccttagaaccgaccatttatgggccgatttttagcagatctagacacctaatccccagcggagtcgccaaaaagtatgttgacacccttttggaggcgccaattactcaaaagaaccagcggcggtgctctttgGCCAGgcgctagagatggcaatgggtacccgaaacccgaaacccgatgggtttttaccccattagggtatgggtttgggtcaattttcatacccatgggtttgttaacgggcataaatctatacccagcgggtttatgggtacgagtttgttcctatagtacccaaacccgtgaacccgtgagttttttaaacccgaccaaacctagtgcatattgtcattttattttataaacgaacaacaaacttgttattccttatttacttcatattttttatcaattggtgaatgtatcagtagtcggtgagagtgttgcttgcttgatattatagtttttactagcgttatatatgtggtggatggataacttagtgcaaggtcacttaattatacaacttattatttgtattttattctctctactaataatttttataccaaatcatgaactcgttgatcattacatagattttggattataatatcattaatcattacgatacttattgattatgagaagaacaagtatattAGAGATGAAACCCacgggtaacccatgggtacccgttaacccgatgggtacgggtttgggcaaaatctcaaacccgtcatgggtacggattttttaatgggcatagatatttttcacgggtacgtgTTTGAGACGAtaaaacccagcgggtttgtacccgttgccatctctaccaggcgcagacggtccgcggcacagggccggacggtccgcgacctggcgtgaggcggaggtgctctctggtcaggcgcggacggtccgcggcacagggtcggacggtccgcgacttgGTACAGGAgcccgggttccctgcctgacggccggacggtccgcgccctggggttggacggtccgcgcgtgcgcaggggctgcgaaggatcgccggcggcgcctggatctcgctcccgggagggaccccatcggggaggagagatcctaggagttgtctaggctcgggcaggccgacct
It contains:
- the LOC103644190 gene encoding uncharacterized protein LOC103644190 — protein: MSLTGPGPEKRQSRESARTRLREEEERVSFGLERAMVFASGSAAGGPQVLTARFVRQVVQGRWFMVFACLLILSASGATYIFSIYSKVLKSTLGYDQRTLNTLSFFKDLGANVGVISGLINEVTPPWVVLAMGAAMNLAGYLMIYLAIDGRTARPPVWLMCIYICVGANSQSFANTGALVTCVKNFPESRGVVLGLLKGFVGLSGAIFTQLYLAIYGDDAKSLVLLIAWLPAAVTILFVHTVRIMPYPRASRRRGPSAAATSNDAFFCFLYISIALATYLLVMIVVQKQVNFSHAAFAVSAAALLLILFLPLAVVVKQEYKIQKELEESLREDPTVTVEKPATAASLQLVAAAAAAPEPAVAQSMTTGTEAKRSSCLGSCLRHMFSPPAQGEDYTILQALVSVDMLVLFLATICGVGGTLTAIDNMGQIGQSLGYPAKSINTFVSLISIWNYAGRVTAGFASEVFLARYKFPRPLMLTLVLLLSCVGHLLIAFGVPQSLYVASVVIGFCFGAQWPLLFAIISEVFGLKYYSTLYNFGSVASPIGAYVLNVRVAGALYDVEAAKQHGGSLAGGADKTCIGVQCFRKAFLIITAATVAGALVSLVLVWRTRNFYRGDIYAKFRDSADADAAEERAEAEIGSTEVNGRKQ